Within Vicia villosa cultivar HV-30 ecotype Madison, WI linkage group LG1, Vvil1.0, whole genome shotgun sequence, the genomic segment aaagtctaAGGTGATcttgcatagttgactttttatatatgaattgatttctttcaagCATCAACGGAATCAAGATCTTCTAGCCAAATGAATGTtatgagtggattataatgaggcACTAGAGACCCTTGAATCATGATATGAGCCAAGGAAtcatgctttgaccaaaagtcaacttcctagaaaattaagtcaaaaaccctaattatgcattagatgaatttgaaagttgttgatcttgaattggacCATACTCTGGCTTAGATATTGATGAGGGGAATTACTTGAGCATAtgggaattcttgagctcctttGTGagcctcaaaaaccctaatttgcccgAGCCTCTTGATCAGTcacctaccttgtgaaacaagcaacaagcaaatacaatatttttggttagcaaatgatgcatgaaggattatgaatgatgataatgatgatgatgatgatcacactctTTTCAAAATGAGGTGgaatctcaggttcaaaaattgggTTACAACAAGTTCCATGGAAGTGATTCGAGGCGGTCGAGCCTGGACAGCTGCCCTACCTCGTCGGGCGTTGGCTCCGCCACTGCCTTACCTCAATATCCAGCAAATGCAAGCTCTATCTACGACTTCCTCTCCCTCGCAAACCCTTATTTTTGTCTTTGTCTCACAAAAGCTCTTTCTCCTAATTTCCAATTATATGTACTGATAAAAATAACTCTACTCTCCCTCAATTAATATTAGTCTAATATTAATCTTTTAATTATATCATCTTGGCCTATAAATCTCAAGTGCACTCTCTCAATCTcttctttctttattttatgttgtttattttattttttgttgtgtATCTCTCTTCATCTCCatttcatttatatattttttgctgCCTTATCTATGTTTGTTAatcaaatttaatataatttctcTAAAAACCAAAGtttttataaatttgttttgaatttaaaaaaacacAACTCACCTCCTCTTGTGTTTGGAGTTATTTGGCTAACAGAGTTAACCTTTTTAGGCGTAGGGTGTTGGTAGACCCTAATAGTGTTCTTTGTCCATTGTGTAGATGGAAGACAAAGTCATTTTCCCACTTCTTAGTTACTTGTGACCTCGCAGCGTGTGTTTGTTATTGGATGTCTGGAGTATTTTTTTTGTTCTTCATAGAGACTTTagtaacattttatttttctttagatCTTTGGGAGGTAAGGCTATGGTGAGAGATGGTTTGGTTATGATTTGGAACTCAGCGACTTAGTCTATTTGAAAATTTAGAAATAATATGGTTTTTATGGCTTCGTAACCACTCTGAAGAATATGAAAGATAAGATTGTTTTTCTAACTTAGAAATTGCATATTTGCAAGCATGCAAGAAATTCATGTGCTTTCTCTGCTTGCCTTGAGAACCCTACTCTTTATCTAAGAAGATAAAAGAGCGAGTATCTTTTTTTCTTGGGGTGTGAGTTCGTGGtggttctttgaatttttttatgatGGTTTCTATTTTGTTGAGATTTAACTTGTTTATCTTGGGTTGTGGTTCCCGTTTgcattatttttttggttttgtatATTGAGCGtggtttttttttatctttagtGTTTTGGGACAGTTTAGTTCCTATATTTTGATGTGTTCCTGTCCGAATATCTCTTGCAGTTAATGAGACTTTCAATTTTGTaggccttatttataagcaaagattctctttttaggttcattgaataatgaatataTCTTGTTTTTTATGTAGACTAGAtatattcattattcaatgaacctaaaaaaaaaatttttgcttataaatcaggccggagtagtatatatatatatatatatatatatatatatatatatatatatatatatatatatatatatatatatatatatatatatatatatatatatatatatatattatttgcctttaaaaaattaataataataataataatagtaataataattaatttattaaaataaaaatatttaaaaacattatcaaaacttaaaaaaatctgaatattaatttaaattgttaaAATTGTAATATAAACATTATTGCAAGAGTAATTTACACTCTTGATCTTTCTATTTACTCCATTCACAAAATTATAGTCTcctatttaaattcaaataattttgatcttctttttatatttttggaCTTAAAATTGATGATACGTTAATTTTTTAAGATACGTCACTTGTAAAACATTATAAATCATTgttttaaagataaaaatatataaattatattgagatgtgtataaaaaaaatatgatataattaAATAGTATTTATCGTTTCACTATGTTATcatgttttttattatatgtgTATCAAATTCATGATAGTAAAAGCCTATATCAtgtgaatttatttttaatatgatgaGGCTCACATGAATTTCACTTAATAAAAcattgaatattaaaaaaatataatgctctaaaaattttcaaatattttatgttaaaatattcttctttttattcgaatatatatatatatatatatatatagtaaaaactctttaaattaatactcggtaaattaataaactctctaaaataataaatttgtccggTCCCGACTTGGGCcagtgtaaaaaattgaaaaactcgataaaataataagataatagtTTTTCGGGAGATCCCCTTATAATTGTCTGTCCcaagaaaatcataaattaataattcatagaaactgaaaaaaatatattacactCTATTGAAATATAATTCAATAGTTGTCTGTTTTACTTTAAAGTTCAAGTCTATTTGGAGCTCATCTCTAACTTTTCTTATTGCATCCAATAGCATATGAACACAATAGTTACTAATTTACGTTGAGTCCTAAGATTCGCTGCAACGTAATTCTAAGAGGCATAGACTAATTTGTCTTTTTGTTTGGTATGTatagtataattaattaaaaactctttaaattaataattattaatttatcgataaattaataactcgctaaaataataaatttctcCGGTCCtaacattattaatttaaagagtttctgctatatatatatatatatatatatatatatatatatatatatatatatatatatatatatatatatatatatatatatatatatatatatatatatatataagtaattCATAAAAGTATTCATTCCATGACAAAAGACATTTATTACCCTCTTAattatcaataaataaataacctTTTTTCCTCTATTTAAGACACATTAGTTCCATTTTCATTTCACTTCAACAAGTTCAACTATAACccatttttctttttcaagcaAAGTCTTTTACATACATGGCTCGTTCAATTTCTTTGTTTTCCACCATCTTTGTCTTTCTCCTTCTTCTCGTGGCCACTGGTAGGTGTAATTTCtttatgtttaattaattaaaaccatcaacattttttaaattagaattaaCTGCTAGTTCTtataatattaacaatattttgatttatttattacgATTTCATAAATCTAAATCATAGTGTTATTAATTTTGTGACATGGACAGAGATGGGTCCGAGTATTGTGGCAGAGGCAAGAAATTGTGAGTCAccaagtcaaaaattcaaagga encodes:
- the LOC131609492 gene encoding defensin-like protein → MARSISLFSTIFVFLLLLVATEMGPSIVAEARNCESPSQKFKGLCLSDTNCASVCKTEGFPGGNCKGLRRRCFCTKPC